One genomic window of Luteolibacter flavescens includes the following:
- the dnaA gene encoding chromosomal replication initiator protein DnaA, with the protein MESEEFEEDAMKAVADVAAQWEATCEVLGGLVSKDAYQRWFRASRLVAVDDSKAVIAVPNDIHQVWIETNYMPELATAVAETMEGVRGVRLVVEDKLQEILKAEAPAADQAAPARTAPAVQAGGEVSFEKRLKTSGLQPQFTLENFVVGANSQFAHAACEAVGKRKGPGYNPLFIHGGSGLGKTHLMQAIGQEWLRGVPASRVVYLTCEKFTNEFIDAVRKGDLERFRKRYRSAELMLIDDVQFIGGKERSQEEFFHTFNSLLDGRCQVILTSDRPASEIKNLEPRLVSRFECGLTVEIQPPVFETRLAILQKKRDEWKVKVEEGIVRFLAERIRSNVRRLEGALMRVATFASLAGERVTEERVEHLLRDLLREETGKQVTVDAIQRAVADHFDVRLADMTSRRRPASIAFPRQIAMYLSRTLTKQSLMEIGEAFGGRDHGTVIHAVKRITSQMETDSSTRDAVGIIETSLRR; encoded by the coding sequence ATGGAGTCTGAGGAGTTCGAGGAGGATGCAATGAAGGCGGTCGCTGACGTGGCCGCCCAATGGGAAGCAACCTGCGAAGTTCTCGGCGGCCTGGTGAGCAAGGATGCTTACCAGCGCTGGTTCCGGGCTTCGAGGTTGGTGGCGGTGGATGATTCGAAGGCGGTGATCGCCGTTCCGAATGACATCCACCAGGTGTGGATCGAGACGAACTACATGCCGGAACTCGCTACCGCCGTGGCGGAGACGATGGAAGGTGTGCGCGGGGTGAGACTCGTGGTGGAGGACAAGCTCCAGGAGATTCTGAAGGCCGAGGCTCCGGCAGCCGATCAGGCAGCACCGGCCCGCACGGCACCGGCTGTCCAGGCAGGCGGAGAGGTCAGCTTTGAGAAGCGGCTCAAGACGAGCGGTCTCCAGCCTCAGTTCACGCTGGAGAACTTCGTGGTCGGCGCGAACAGCCAGTTCGCCCACGCGGCTTGCGAGGCTGTCGGCAAGCGCAAGGGACCGGGCTACAACCCGCTCTTCATCCACGGCGGCTCCGGTCTCGGGAAGACTCACCTGATGCAGGCCATCGGCCAGGAGTGGCTGCGCGGCGTGCCTGCCTCGCGCGTGGTCTATCTCACCTGCGAAAAGTTCACGAACGAGTTCATCGACGCCGTCCGCAAGGGCGACCTTGAGCGCTTCCGCAAGCGCTACCGCTCCGCCGAGCTGATGCTGATCGATGACGTGCAGTTCATCGGCGGCAAGGAGCGTTCGCAGGAGGAATTCTTCCACACCTTCAACTCGCTGCTCGACGGGCGCTGCCAGGTGATCCTGACGAGCGACCGCCCGGCAAGCGAGATCAAGAACCTGGAGCCGCGCCTCGTCTCCCGCTTCGAGTGCGGCCTGACGGTGGAGATCCAGCCGCCGGTCTTCGAGACCCGCCTGGCGATCCTCCAGAAAAAGCGCGACGAGTGGAAGGTGAAGGTGGAGGAGGGGATCGTCCGCTTCCTCGCCGAGCGCATCCGCAGCAATGTCCGCCGCCTGGAAGGCGCGCTGATGCGCGTGGCCACCTTTGCCTCGCTGGCAGGCGAGCGGGTGACCGAGGAGCGCGTGGAGCACCTGCTGCGCGACCTCCTGCGCGAGGAGACGGGCAAGCAGGTGACCGTGGACGCCATCCAGCGCGCCGTGGCGGATCACTTCGACGTGCGCCTGGCCGACATGACCAGCCGCCGCCGCCCGGCCAGCATCGCCTTCCCCCGCCAGATCGCCATGTATCTGAGCCGCACGCTCACGAAGCAGTCGCTGATGGAGATCGGCGAGGCCTTCGGCGGACGGGACCACGGCACGGTGATCCATGCGGTGAAGCGCATCACCTCGCAGATGGAGACGGACTCCTCCACCCGCGATGCTGTGGGGATCATCGAGACCTCGCTGCGGCGCTGA
- the dnaN gene encoding DNA polymerase III subunit beta: MKFSISKEALLEGLQKVQHVVSTRTTLPILSNVLLVAKNGRLTFTTTDLDVGITGSVEAKIEREGATTLPAKRLVNIVRELPASEVEITVDAKNIASIQSGPSFFKIIGLGQDDFPPLPDFEGAKEFRMPQQLLRDGLKKTSYAISTDETRYVLNGIYTSFRDGKLTLVATDGRRLAMVENDLDFPATHETDVIVPTKAVQELQRLLGEAGEVLIRLSDSQISFSIGEHLLISKLIEGNYPNYRQVIPGDSTERVELPRESTLDTVRRVSLLSSDKSNSVKLVFGENVVEVTANSPDVGEARETMEVAYGGKAMQIAFNPEFLMAPLRNLESETVYLDLIDEMSPGVVRIDGSFLYVIMPMRVTG, encoded by the coding sequence ATGAAGTTCAGCATTTCCAAAGAAGCCCTGCTCGAGGGGCTGCAGAAGGTCCAGCACGTGGTCAGCACTCGCACGACCCTGCCGATTCTTTCGAACGTGCTGCTGGTGGCGAAGAATGGTCGCCTGACCTTCACCACCACCGACCTCGACGTGGGCATCACCGGCTCGGTCGAGGCAAAGATCGAGCGGGAAGGCGCGACCACGCTGCCTGCCAAGCGCCTCGTCAATATCGTCCGCGAGCTGCCAGCCAGCGAGGTGGAGATCACCGTCGATGCCAAGAACATCGCCTCCATCCAGAGCGGCCCGTCCTTCTTCAAGATCATCGGCCTCGGCCAGGATGACTTCCCGCCGCTCCCGGACTTCGAGGGTGCGAAGGAATTCCGCATGCCGCAGCAGCTCCTCCGCGACGGCCTGAAGAAGACTTCCTACGCGATCTCGACCGACGAGACCCGCTACGTGCTGAATGGCATCTACACCTCCTTCCGCGATGGCAAGCTGACGCTGGTCGCCACCGACGGCCGCCGCCTCGCGATGGTGGAAAACGACCTCGATTTCCCGGCCACCCACGAGACCGACGTGATCGTCCCGACGAAGGCCGTGCAGGAGCTCCAGCGCCTCCTCGGCGAGGCGGGCGAAGTGCTCATCCGCCTCTCGGACAGCCAGATCTCCTTCTCCATCGGCGAGCACCTGCTGATCAGCAAGCTGATCGAGGGCAACTACCCGAACTACCGCCAGGTGATCCCGGGCGACTCGACCGAGCGCGTCGAGCTGCCGCGCGAGTCCACCCTCGACACCGTCCGCCGTGTCTCTCTCCTGTCCTCGGACAAGTCGAACTCGGTGAAGCTCGTCTTCGGCGAGAACGTCGTGGAAGTGACCGCCAACTCGCCGGACGTGGGTGAAGCCCGCGAAACGATGGAAGTCGCCTACGGTGGCAAGGCGATGCAGATCGCTTTCAATCCCGAGTTCCTGATGGCCCCGCTCCGCAACCTCGAGAGCGAGACCGTTTACCTTGACCTCATCGACGAGATGAGTCCGGGCGTCGTCCGCATCGATGGCAGCTTCCTCTACGTCATCATGCCGATGCGCGTGACGGGCTGA
- a CDS encoding DUF7133 domain-containing protein produces the protein MRHQILAAALLGTLPLAAQQGDRKEHTKMDPVVPESEVPPSPVLSVADALKSFQIAPGFVIEPVVAEPLVEKPVCLDFDAAGRMWVCEMRGYMPDIDGKGENVPEGRISVLEDTDGDGKADKKTVFLDKVLLPRAVAVFDDGILFLDENRLCWAKRDGLKMVGQPEVIDSKFNGGGNVEHKPNGLMPNLDNWLYLAKSDKRIRRVNGKWEIEPTSFRGQWGIARDDWGRLYHNHNSAFMFGESLAPNLLQGNAAVKMKYNDTEGLGNNRTWPIRVTPGVNRAYLSKANGYGEQTLDPKTHKLINCTAAAGLTVYRGTNLPKDWYGMGFSTESSVNLVKAIKIAEKDGKLSGSHPFGEKEFLASTDERFRPVNVYTAPDGSLYLLDMYHGIIQHKTYQTSYLREQHLSRGLDKPGFGHGRIYRIRSTSGKLEPQVDISSLKGLDLVKMLMHANSWHRETAQRVMVDRKDAELVPLLAKLAANGSPVARVHAFWTLEGMGALKSEHLIPALKDKDAKVQASALWACTRLDAAELSKLESGLVAIKPAAPEVAPYLARVLGSLGTAKSLDALAALLKDEPKARFIREAAVSGLHGHEAEFVKLADPKDKGLMAWLDQGAKNASAKGPVGPALKGEQLASFNRGKALFAGEAVCFSCHGPDGSGVVGLGPPLDNSEWVTGKPDVLIKIMLHGMTGPVTVAGVDYAPTADMPSLGMNPMFTDQKLADIATYVRNEWSNKAPAVTESTVKKVRDDNKDRGGKPWTAGELK, from the coding sequence ATGCGTCATCAAATTCTAGCCGCCGCCTTGCTCGGCACCCTCCCGCTTGCCGCCCAGCAGGGCGATCGAAAGGAGCACACCAAGATGGATCCGGTGGTGCCGGAGAGCGAGGTCCCGCCCTCCCCCGTGCTGTCCGTGGCGGATGCGCTGAAGAGCTTCCAGATCGCACCGGGCTTCGTCATCGAGCCGGTGGTCGCCGAGCCGCTGGTGGAAAAGCCGGTCTGCCTCGACTTCGACGCTGCTGGCCGCATGTGGGTCTGCGAGATGCGCGGCTACATGCCGGACATCGACGGCAAGGGCGAGAACGTCCCGGAAGGCCGCATCTCCGTGCTCGAAGACACCGATGGCGACGGCAAGGCGGACAAGAAGACCGTCTTCCTCGACAAGGTGCTGCTGCCGCGCGCGGTGGCCGTGTTTGACGACGGCATCCTCTTCCTCGACGAAAACCGGCTCTGCTGGGCGAAGCGCGACGGCCTGAAAATGGTCGGCCAGCCCGAGGTGATCGATTCGAAATTCAACGGCGGCGGCAACGTGGAGCACAAGCCGAACGGCCTGATGCCGAACTTGGACAACTGGCTCTACCTCGCGAAGTCGGACAAGCGCATCCGCCGCGTGAACGGCAAGTGGGAGATCGAGCCCACCTCCTTCCGCGGCCAGTGGGGCATCGCCCGCGACGACTGGGGCCGCCTCTACCACAATCACAACTCCGCCTTCATGTTCGGCGAATCCCTCGCGCCGAACCTGCTGCAGGGAAATGCCGCGGTGAAGATGAAGTACAACGACACCGAGGGGCTGGGCAACAACCGCACCTGGCCGATCCGCGTGACGCCCGGCGTGAACCGCGCCTATCTCTCGAAGGCGAACGGCTACGGCGAGCAGACGCTCGATCCGAAGACCCACAAGCTGATCAACTGCACCGCCGCCGCCGGCCTGACCGTCTATCGCGGGACGAACCTGCCGAAGGATTGGTACGGCATGGGATTCTCGACCGAGTCCTCGGTGAATCTCGTGAAGGCCATCAAGATCGCGGAAAAGGACGGCAAGCTGAGCGGCAGCCACCCCTTCGGCGAAAAGGAATTCCTGGCTTCCACCGACGAGCGCTTCCGCCCGGTGAACGTTTACACCGCGCCGGATGGCTCGCTCTACCTGCTGGACATGTATCACGGAATCATCCAGCACAAGACCTACCAGACCAGCTACCTGCGCGAGCAGCACCTGTCGCGCGGGCTGGACAAGCCGGGCTTCGGCCACGGCCGCATCTACCGTATCCGTAGTACTTCCGGGAAGCTGGAGCCGCAGGTGGACATCTCCAGCCTGAAGGGTCTCGACCTGGTGAAGATGCTGATGCACGCGAACTCGTGGCACCGCGAGACGGCGCAGCGCGTAATGGTGGACCGCAAGGATGCGGAACTGGTGCCGCTGCTGGCCAAGCTCGCTGCCAATGGCTCGCCGGTCGCACGCGTGCATGCCTTCTGGACCCTCGAAGGCATGGGCGCGCTGAAGTCCGAACACCTCATCCCCGCGCTGAAGGACAAGGACGCGAAGGTGCAGGCGTCCGCCCTGTGGGCGTGCACGCGGCTCGATGCGGCGGAGCTTTCCAAGCTGGAATCCGGTCTCGTGGCGATCAAGCCCGCCGCACCGGAAGTCGCCCCCTACCTCGCCCGCGTGCTGGGTTCGCTGGGCACCGCGAAATCGCTCGACGCCCTCGCCGCGCTGCTGAAGGACGAGCCGAAGGCCCGCTTCATCAGAGAAGCCGCGGTCTCCGGCCTGCACGGTCACGAGGCGGAATTCGTGAAGCTCGCCGACCCGAAGGACAAGGGGCTGATGGCATGGCTCGACCAGGGCGCGAAGAATGCCTCGGCGAAGGGCCCGGTCGGCCCGGCGCTCAAGGGCGAGCAACTCGCGTCCTTCAATCGCGGCAAGGCACTCTTCGCCGGCGAGGCCGTGTGCTTCAGTTGCCACGGTCCGGACGGCAGCGGCGTCGTGGGCCTCGGCCCGCCGCTCGACAATTCCGAATGGGTGACGGGCAAGCCCGACGTGCTCATCAAGATCATGCTCCACGGCATGACGGGCCCGGTGACGGTCGCGGGCGTGGACTACGCGCCGACCGCCGACATGCCGTCGCTGGGGATGAATCCCATGTTCACCGACCAGAAGCTGGCCGACATCGCGACCTACGTCCGCAACGAGTGGAGCAACAAGGCACCCGCCGTGACCGAGTCCACCGTCAAGAAGGTGCGCGACGACAACAAGGACCGCGGCGGCAAGCCGTGGACCGCGGGCGAGCTGAAGTAA
- a CDS encoding BamA/OMP85 family outer membrane protein — protein sequence MRKAFTREVRTWKSGGLRSVLVPVLCLTSSSLVSLGADLRIEGLHSMSEGEALDLLGDRLELIRTKPPSTSRAADAAFLLENLMKRQGFQRPDVRPVISGNAIRLVVNEGPRIKIGSVAVPGFEKEDQERLSRLFKLPGQERVLRPGQEPPFREADVPEGLSLLEADFRSRGYWRAKAVVEKRGETNGEIAFMIRITPGPLHHLGAPRFDGAPQELMARLQATAAPHVGKVANTDLLTTLRSEIESVFRSTGYPLETYKMNRILGDATLTPRFIIKFGERQRLSEVLVAGTEKTKTERITKRFDDLRGEWFDAEEFDKRLKKLLATGAFASMRIENATDENGMLDATLQVVEGRARGASVYGGFGSYEGGVLGLKYHDRNFGGNLWNFSTGVEVSSRGVLGDIRLSDPWLFDTDTYLGLRLFSVTRALEGYDKFETGVSAEFSRDDFGQYLDASIMLGSSIVNTSSNNIPVTQLGETVYGHHYIRADVTYDRRDDPVTPGKGYHLNAAAQGGLIAGDVSSSYFRVDLSGASYIPVGKKGQVNLGARASMLSPSTGISEFPIDLRLFTGGADTVRSFRYNELGPRSVTNDPLGGATYWVANAEYVHVLFGPVKGVGFIDAGSMSALEDGFSFDSPELAVGMGLRIDLPVGPIRIEYGHNLTQDGNESSGTWHFAIGTAF from the coding sequence ATGAGGAAAGCTTTCACACGCGAAGTCAGGACATGGAAATCCGGAGGGCTGCGGTCCGTCCTGGTCCCGGTCCTTTGCCTGACGTCCTCCAGCCTCGTGTCGCTCGGTGCGGACCTCCGCATCGAGGGCCTGCACTCCATGAGCGAGGGCGAAGCGCTCGACCTGCTCGGCGACCGGCTGGAACTCATCCGGACCAAGCCCCCGTCCACCTCGCGGGCGGCGGATGCGGCCTTCCTGTTAGAGAACCTGATGAAGCGACAGGGCTTCCAGCGTCCCGACGTGAGGCCCGTCATTTCCGGCAATGCCATCCGCCTCGTGGTGAATGAAGGACCGCGCATCAAGATCGGCTCCGTGGCCGTGCCCGGCTTCGAGAAGGAAGACCAGGAGCGCCTTTCGCGGCTATTCAAGTTGCCCGGGCAAGAGCGTGTGCTGCGCCCCGGCCAGGAGCCTCCCTTCCGCGAGGCCGACGTGCCGGAGGGCTTGTCGCTGCTGGAGGCGGACTTCCGTTCGCGCGGCTACTGGCGGGCGAAGGCGGTGGTGGAAAAGCGCGGCGAGACGAATGGCGAGATCGCCTTCATGATCCGCATCACTCCCGGCCCGCTGCATCACCTCGGCGCGCCGCGCTTCGATGGCGCACCGCAGGAGCTGATGGCCCGGCTCCAAGCGACTGCCGCCCCGCATGTCGGCAAGGTGGCAAATACCGACCTGCTCACCACGCTGCGCAGCGAGATCGAGAGCGTCTTCCGCTCCACCGGCTATCCGCTGGAGACCTACAAGATGAACCGTATCCTCGGCGACGCCACGCTCACGCCGCGCTTCATCATCAAGTTCGGCGAGCGCCAGCGCCTCAGCGAAGTGCTGGTCGCGGGGACGGAGAAAACCAAGACGGAGCGCATCACGAAGCGCTTCGATGACCTGCGCGGCGAGTGGTTCGACGCGGAGGAATTCGACAAGCGGCTCAAGAAGCTCCTCGCCACCGGGGCCTTCGCCTCGATGCGCATCGAGAATGCAACGGATGAAAACGGCATGCTCGACGCCACCCTGCAGGTCGTCGAGGGCAGGGCACGCGGTGCCTCGGTCTATGGCGGCTTCGGCAGCTACGAAGGCGGCGTGCTCGGCCTGAAATACCACGACCGGAATTTCGGGGGAAACCTCTGGAACTTCAGCACTGGTGTGGAAGTCAGCTCGCGCGGCGTGCTCGGGGATATCCGGCTTTCCGATCCGTGGCTTTTCGACACCGACACCTATCTCGGCCTGCGGCTCTTCTCGGTGACCCGCGCCCTGGAAGGCTACGACAAATTCGAGACCGGCGTATCCGCGGAATTCTCCCGCGATGACTTCGGCCAATATCTCGACGCCAGCATCATGCTCGGCTCGTCGATCGTGAACACGAGCAGCAACAATATCCCGGTCACGCAGCTCGGCGAGACGGTTTACGGGCACCACTACATCCGCGCCGACGTCACCTACGACCGCCGCGATGATCCGGTCACTCCCGGCAAAGGCTACCACCTGAATGCCGCGGCACAGGGCGGACTCATCGCCGGTGATGTCTCGTCGAGCTACTTCCGCGTGGACCTCTCCGGCGCGAGCTACATTCCCGTGGGCAAGAAAGGTCAGGTGAACCTGGGCGCGCGTGCCAGCATGCTCTCCCCTTCCACCGGCATCAGCGAGTTCCCCATCGACCTGCGCCTCTTCACCGGCGGCGCGGATACCGTGCGGTCCTTCCGCTACAATGAACTCGGTCCCCGCTCCGTGACGAATGACCCGCTCGGCGGTGCCACCTACTGGGTGGCGAATGCCGAGTATGTCCACGTCCTCTTCGGCCCGGTGAAAGGAGTCGGCTTCATCGATGCGGGCAGCATGTCCGCGCTGGAAGACGGCTTCAGCTTCGACTCGCCGGAACTCGCGGTCGGCATGGGCCTCCGCATCGACCTGCCGGTTGGCCCAATCCGCATCGAATACGGCCACAATCTCACCCAGGACGGCAATGAGTCGTCCGGCACCTGGCACTTCGCCATCGGCACCGCGTTCTGA
- a CDS encoding translocation/assembly module TamB domain-containing protein, which translates to MSTDGDAPPQKKKRRRGRKSLIALVVISGGLVWLNGPGWRWLGGIGARKALEGSGLTADFDLKGTLLGGIRVERLSVSGGPIRKLEIGSVGPLYQLKKIVRGELDGVAVEKIDAIIDLAADPLPSRGGPKEENPDDLPTTLKKIRAMLLPMDLRAADLRFQLVRGEESLVVLDTSTFSHAPGSDEFRLSLGQLGVTSGYSFEAQESVIVWGENDLSLDRFDVTPRLGVRDVQVEIGTGGQISGTGVVQIEDSRLILAGNQSSATVKLEGDPLVVQEAVKNFALELPAEATVRRLEASIEGFDKTPDQWQATATAEIGAIRYEDWQAETLVLDAEKDGSQGTVNFSLAALDSSVAGNAALTWRNLSAGQWTDFEATAKATVPQLSPIYAVMKEKFEFAPKEAPPLPASSLALDATADMGPEGIRSATAKWLLSAEKDAPSLAGENKWTPDGKLGGTLGTDGLRATYALDLTAKNYEASAVLDAFQPERLAAWAAPAGVTLPTGMNATATWQGSGEFGPKPHRGTFDIPSFEMVREDTPPLIVRTKGNYNWPQEVVLDDVTAIAEGQTINASATFADRILKIPRIEWKDGEQKLVGGQAEIPVPEEMKTTKDFLKQEIPLNVFLETDWIDHARLSAWLPEKKSPLASGSGRVRLVVTGTPAAPKIDLDADVRGVSLPDQPDVPVTDASITLDGADGTLAINGQIKPAGYEPVVITGKTAFKPGEWAENPETALKEKLEARANIPRLNLATFAKFVPTADQLSGTVEGNFTATGTIGEPDLAGELRLSQGVFSLKDSPVPPVTNANALIRLVGKEVRLQTLSLEAAGGTLTGTGNVGLADAANPTFDVNLRGTALPLQRDESMIVRADANLTLRGNLEQAGISGTVDIVDSLFYRDFEILPVRVPFTAPSRPSLPSIDPDEKAADFPEPFANWTLDVMVRTRDPLFIRGNLAKGEAIANIRFGGTLSNIQPQGNAIIGEAEAKLPFSTLKVSNGAITFTSAGGLNPELNIRGTSNIGRYEVNVYFYGPVNAPKTALTSDPPLPESEIMTLLATGTTSDGLEDGQAATMKAAQLLIEEWRKGRLPFAEQVAKVLEVINRVDVRIGEDDPLTGKRLNSATIEVTEKIYVSGSVDKQSNTRVLGAFVLRFK; encoded by the coding sequence ATGAGTACCGACGGAGACGCCCCACCCCAGAAGAAGAAGCGCCGCCGTGGCCGCAAGTCATTGATAGCACTCGTGGTGATCTCCGGCGGGCTGGTCTGGCTGAATGGCCCGGGCTGGCGATGGCTCGGCGGGATCGGCGCGCGCAAGGCCCTCGAAGGCAGCGGACTCACCGCGGATTTCGACCTCAAGGGCACCCTGCTCGGCGGGATTCGTGTTGAACGGCTCTCCGTTTCCGGAGGACCGATCCGCAAGCTGGAGATCGGCTCCGTCGGCCCGCTTTACCAACTCAAGAAAATCGTCCGAGGCGAACTCGACGGCGTGGCGGTGGAGAAGATCGACGCGATCATCGACCTCGCGGCCGATCCCCTGCCCTCCCGCGGCGGGCCGAAGGAAGAAAATCCCGACGACCTGCCGACCACGCTGAAAAAGATCCGCGCGATGCTGCTGCCGATGGACCTGCGGGCCGCGGACCTGCGCTTCCAGCTCGTGCGCGGCGAGGAGAGCCTCGTGGTGCTGGATACCAGCACGTTTTCCCATGCGCCGGGCAGCGATGAATTCCGGCTGTCGCTGGGCCAGCTCGGCGTCACCTCCGGCTACTCTTTCGAGGCGCAGGAGTCGGTGATCGTGTGGGGAGAAAACGATCTTTCGCTGGATCGCTTCGACGTCACCCCGCGTCTCGGCGTCCGCGACGTGCAGGTGGAGATCGGCACCGGTGGCCAGATTTCCGGCACGGGCGTGGTGCAGATCGAGGATTCGCGGCTCATCCTTGCCGGGAACCAATCGTCCGCCACGGTGAAGCTGGAGGGCGACCCGCTGGTGGTGCAGGAAGCCGTGAAGAATTTCGCGCTCGAACTCCCCGCCGAGGCCACCGTCCGGCGATTGGAAGCGAGCATCGAGGGCTTCGACAAGACGCCCGACCAATGGCAGGCCACCGCGACTGCGGAAATCGGGGCCATCCGCTATGAGGACTGGCAGGCGGAGACGCTCGTGCTGGATGCCGAGAAAGATGGCAGCCAAGGCACCGTGAACTTTTCGCTCGCGGCGCTCGATTCCAGCGTCGCTGGCAATGCCGCGCTGACGTGGCGGAATCTCTCCGCCGGGCAGTGGACCGACTTCGAAGCCACCGCGAAGGCCACGGTCCCGCAGCTCTCGCCAATCTATGCGGTAATGAAGGAGAAATTCGAATTCGCGCCGAAGGAAGCGCCGCCGCTGCCCGCGTCGTCGCTCGCACTGGATGCCACCGCGGACATGGGCCCGGAAGGCATCCGCTCGGCCACCGCAAAGTGGCTGCTCTCCGCGGAGAAGGACGCGCCATCGCTCGCCGGGGAGAACAAATGGACGCCCGATGGCAAGCTGGGCGGCACGCTCGGCACCGACGGGCTGCGCGCCACCTATGCGCTCGATCTGACGGCGAAGAACTACGAGGCATCCGCAGTGCTCGATGCCTTCCAGCCAGAGCGACTTGCCGCCTGGGCGGCTCCGGCGGGCGTCACGCTGCCAACCGGGATGAATGCCACCGCGACCTGGCAAGGCAGCGGGGAATTCGGCCCGAAGCCCCATCGCGGCACTTTCGACATCCCGTCCTTCGAAATGGTGCGGGAGGACACCCCGCCGCTGATCGTCCGAACGAAGGGCAACTACAACTGGCCTCAGGAGGTGGTGCTCGATGACGTGACCGCGATTGCGGAAGGACAGACCATCAATGCCAGCGCCACCTTCGCCGACCGGATCCTCAAGATCCCGCGCATCGAGTGGAAGGATGGCGAGCAAAAGCTGGTCGGCGGCCAGGCGGAGATCCCCGTGCCGGAGGAAATGAAGACCACGAAGGATTTCCTCAAGCAGGAGATCCCGCTGAATGTCTTCCTCGAAACGGACTGGATCGATCACGCCCGGCTCTCCGCATGGCTGCCCGAGAAGAAATCGCCGCTCGCCAGCGGCAGCGGCCGGGTCCGCCTCGTCGTGACCGGCACGCCCGCCGCTCCGAAGATCGATCTGGATGCAGACGTGCGTGGCGTGAGCCTGCCCGATCAACCCGACGTGCCGGTGACGGATGCGAGCATCACGCTCGACGGCGCGGACGGAACGCTGGCCATAAACGGCCAGATCAAGCCCGCAGGCTACGAGCCCGTCGTGATCACCGGCAAGACCGCCTTCAAGCCCGGCGAGTGGGCGGAGAATCCGGAAACCGCACTCAAAGAGAAGCTCGAGGCGCGCGCCAATATCCCCCGCCTCAATCTGGCGACCTTCGCGAAATTCGTCCCCACCGCTGACCAGCTATCCGGCACGGTCGAGGGGAACTTCACCGCGACCGGCACCATCGGCGAACCCGACCTCGCCGGGGAACTCCGGTTGTCCCAAGGCGTCTTTTCCTTGAAAGACTCCCCTGTCCCGCCGGTCACAAATGCGAACGCGCTGATCCGACTCGTAGGCAAGGAGGTCCGGCTGCAGACCCTCTCGCTGGAAGCCGCCGGTGGCACCCTGACCGGCACCGGAAATGTCGGGCTCGCCGACGCGGCAAATCCCACCTTTGACGTGAACCTGCGGGGCACCGCGCTGCCGCTCCAGCGCGATGAGTCGATGATCGTGCGGGCCGATGCGAATCTCACCCTGCGCGGGAATCTCGAGCAGGCAGGCATCTCCGGAACGGTCGATATCGTGGACAGCCTCTTTTACCGCGACTTTGAGATCCTGCCGGTGCGCGTGCCCTTCACCGCGCCCTCGCGACCGAGCCTGCCCTCGATCGATCCTGACGAAAAAGCGGCGGACTTCCCCGAGCCCTTCGCCAATTGGACGCTCGACGTGATGGTCCGCACGCGCGATCCGCTCTTCATCCGCGGCAACCTGGCCAAGGGTGAAGCCATCGCGAACATCCGCTTCGGCGGCACCCTCTCGAACATCCAGCCACAGGGAAATGCCATCATCGGCGAGGCGGAGGCAAAGCTGCCCTTCAGCACCCTCAAGGTGAGCAATGGCGCGATCACCTTCACATCGGCCGGAGGATTGAATCCCGAACTGAACATCCGCGGCACCTCGAACATCGGCCGCTATGAGGTGAACGTCTATTTCTACGGCCCGGTGAATGCGCCGAAGACCGCGCTGACCTCGGATCCGCCGCTGCCGGAGAGCGAGATCATGACCCTGCTCGCCACCGGCACCACGTCCGATGGACTGGAGGACGGGCAAGCCGCGACGATGAAGGCCGCGCAGCTCCTCATCGAGGAATGGCGGAAGGGACGACTGCCCTTCGCCGAGCAGGTCGCCAAGGTGCTCGAAGTCATCAATCGCGTGGACGTCCGCATCGGCGAGGACGACCCGCTCACCGGCAAGCGCCTGAATTCCGCCACCATCGAGGTGACCGAAAAAATCTACGTCAGCGGCTCCGTGGACAAACAAAGCAACACCCGCGTCCTCGGCGCATTCGTTCTCCGGTTCAAATGA